In a genomic window of Bordetella petrii:
- a CDS encoding ABC transporter substrate-binding protein, which translates to MALTGSMLVAATAYSQDSRPFRLGAIVDMTGVYSAHGGPGMVTAVKMAVEDFGGKVLGRPIEILSADYQNKVDITATRAREWYDRENVSAIIESTDSASALALQALGQEKKKITIFAGSASSNLTGKSCSPYGVHYVYDTYALAHGTGRAVTRAGGNTWFFITADYAFGHSLERDTRAVIEENGGKVLGQVRAPLSSPDFSSYLLQAQASRAKVIGLANAGTDTQNSVRQASEFGITQGGQALATLLVFLHDIKGMGLQAAQGLQFTTGFYWDRNDETRKWSQRYFERQKAMPSMVQAGAYSATLHYLNAVQAVGSDDADAVAAKMKETPINDFYAKNGKIRPDGRMVYDMYLAQAKKPAESKGDWDLLKILDTIPGDEAYRPLSKSECPLVTEQGKK; encoded by the coding sequence ATGGCGCTGACAGGCAGCATGCTGGTCGCAGCAACCGCTTATTCGCAGGATAGCCGGCCATTCCGCCTGGGGGCCATTGTCGACATGACCGGCGTCTATTCCGCGCATGGCGGTCCCGGCATGGTGACCGCGGTGAAAATGGCAGTAGAAGATTTCGGCGGTAAAGTCCTCGGCAGGCCCATCGAGATCTTGTCGGCAGACTATCAGAACAAGGTCGACATCACCGCCACCCGGGCGCGCGAATGGTATGACCGCGAGAACGTCAGCGCCATCATCGAATCCACTGATTCCGCTTCCGCGCTGGCCTTGCAAGCCCTGGGCCAGGAAAAGAAGAAAATCACGATCTTCGCCGGGTCGGCCTCTTCCAATTTGACCGGCAAATCATGCTCGCCCTATGGCGTGCATTATGTCTATGACACCTATGCCCTGGCGCACGGCACCGGACGGGCCGTCACTCGTGCCGGCGGAAACACCTGGTTCTTCATCACCGCCGACTATGCGTTCGGGCATTCGCTGGAACGCGACACCAGGGCCGTGATTGAAGAGAACGGCGGCAAAGTACTCGGCCAGGTGCGCGCGCCGTTATCCAGCCCGGATTTCTCGTCCTACTTGCTGCAGGCCCAGGCATCCCGAGCCAAAGTCATAGGCCTGGCCAATGCGGGGACCGACACGCAGAACTCCGTGCGGCAGGCCTCCGAATTCGGCATCACCCAAGGCGGACAGGCGCTTGCCACGCTGCTGGTGTTCTTGCACGACATCAAGGGCATGGGCCTGCAGGCGGCGCAAGGGCTGCAGTTCACCACGGGGTTCTACTGGGATCGCAATGACGAAACCCGTAAATGGTCGCAGCGCTATTTCGAGCGGCAGAAAGCCATGCCCTCGATGGTACAGGCCGGCGCCTACTCTGCCACGCTGCATTATCTGAATGCCGTGCAGGCTGTCGGCTCCGACGACGCCGACGCGGTAGCCGCCAAAATGAAAGAGACGCCCATCAATGATTTCTACGCCAAGAACGGCAAGATCCGGCCCGATGGCCGCATGGTCTACGACATGTACCTGGCACAAGCCAAGAAACCGGCCGAATCCAAAGGAGACTGGGATCTTCTGAAGATCCTGGACACGATCCCCGGCGACGAAGCCTATCGCCCGCTGAGTAAAAGCGAGTGCCCTTTAGTGACGGAACAGGGCAAAAAGTAG
- a CDS encoding enoyl-CoA hydratase/isomerase family protein gives MTVRLEYDGGFAHLTLSRPQVLNALSFELLAELSRALAGVAESDARALIVTGEGDKAFCAGADIPELMNRPLMQELEGAAKGQAVFSRIAELKIPSVAVIQGYAFGGGLELALACTFRVATDRARMGLPEVKLGLIPGYGGTQRLPRLIGEGRALDLIMSGRTIDGGEAERIGLVNRIDNEGTPLEIGKRFLEPYLKHSLCALYFAREAVQRGGGVAIADGLRIERDLSTLAYRSQDAAEGLRAFVEKRPASFKDC, from the coding sequence ATGACGGTTCGACTGGAATACGATGGCGGGTTCGCGCACCTGACGCTCAGCCGCCCGCAGGTCCTGAATGCGCTCAGTTTCGAGCTGCTCGCCGAGTTGAGCCGGGCGCTTGCCGGCGTCGCCGAATCCGATGCGCGCGCCCTGATCGTCACGGGCGAGGGCGACAAGGCGTTCTGCGCCGGCGCGGACATTCCCGAGCTGATGAATCGGCCGCTCATGCAAGAGCTCGAAGGGGCCGCGAAAGGCCAGGCGGTGTTCAGCCGGATCGCCGAGCTGAAGATTCCGTCTGTCGCCGTCATCCAGGGTTATGCCTTCGGCGGCGGGCTGGAGCTTGCCCTGGCATGCACATTCCGCGTTGCCACTGATCGCGCCCGCATGGGGCTGCCCGAGGTCAAGCTCGGCCTGATCCCGGGTTATGGCGGAACGCAGCGTCTGCCGAGGCTGATCGGCGAGGGGCGCGCACTCGACCTGATCATGTCCGGCCGCACGATAGACGGCGGGGAAGCCGAGCGAATCGGCCTGGTCAATCGCATAGACAACGAGGGGACGCCCCTGGAGATCGGCAAGCGGTTTCTGGAGCCTTATCTCAAGCACAGTCTCTGCGCCTTGTATTTTGCCCGCGAGGCCGTGCAGAGGGGAGGCGGTGTCGCCATTGCGGATGGCCTGCGCATCGAGCGGGATCTTTCCACGCTGGCTTACCGGAGCCAGGATGCGGCCGAGGGGCTGCGCGCTTTTGTGGAAAAACGGCCCGCGTCTTTCAAGGACTGCTGA
- a CDS encoding class I adenylate-forming enzyme family protein, producing the protein MNTILTLHDPQTARENYLSGVWHQDTLYSLAREHARIRPNACAVRDPYRRLTWREVIASVDIIAESLFQGGLRRGDRVAVWLPNRIESVLVFLACSRNGYVCCPSLHQNYTNAEIVRLLSRIRCKALFAQPGYGADSDRYSIFEESAAVASIKQLYALAPQGIEPGSSPSPKGTLPFPDHASGMSITSAPVLDPDKVVYLAFTSGTTGEPKGVMHSDNTLLANGRALVTDWKHDSSTIVLALSPMSHHIGTVALEQSLVAGMELVLHYPGANRSALDWVLETGATYVMGVPTHAMDMLAALRERGLSRLGNVNVFYMAGSPIPREVAQRFLDLGVKPQNVYGMTENGSHQYTLPSDHSNTIVSTCGRACKGYEIRIFNQENSDIEAGPGDTGEIGGKGGVLMLGYYDNQDATEQSFNSSGWFLSGDLGRLDENGCLHVMGRKKDLIIRGGHNIYPSRIEDLAHRHPSIVKSAAFPVPDARLGEKVCLAVIFAPGTALDTGQVLKHLHDAGLSKYDMPEYFIAMDAFPLTPSGKILKRDLVAWLKDGKIAPEPVRWKAEQKPDNEGVSA; encoded by the coding sequence GTGAACACGATTCTGACATTGCATGATCCGCAGACTGCCCGGGAAAATTATCTGAGCGGCGTGTGGCATCAGGACACGCTTTATTCTTTGGCCCGGGAACACGCCCGCATACGGCCGAATGCATGTGCTGTGCGAGATCCGTACCGCCGATTGACTTGGCGCGAAGTGATTGCGAGCGTCGACATCATTGCCGAGAGCCTGTTTCAAGGAGGGCTGAGGCGCGGCGACCGGGTGGCGGTCTGGCTGCCGAACCGGATCGAATCAGTGCTGGTTTTCCTGGCATGCTCGCGCAATGGATATGTCTGCTGCCCTTCATTGCATCAGAACTACACGAACGCGGAGATAGTCCGGCTGCTCTCGCGCATTCGCTGCAAGGCGCTTTTCGCGCAACCCGGCTACGGCGCGGACTCGGATCGTTATTCGATCTTCGAGGAATCCGCCGCCGTGGCTTCGATCAAGCAGCTGTATGCCCTGGCGCCGCAGGGCATCGAGCCGGGCAGCAGCCCGTCGCCGAAAGGGACGCTGCCGTTTCCGGATCATGCGAGCGGCATGAGCATCACGAGCGCGCCGGTGCTCGACCCCGACAAGGTGGTCTATCTGGCGTTCACGTCCGGCACGACCGGAGAACCCAAAGGCGTGATGCACAGCGACAATACGCTGCTGGCCAATGGCAGAGCCCTGGTCACCGACTGGAAACACGACTCCTCGACGATCGTCCTGGCTCTGAGTCCGATGAGCCATCACATCGGCACGGTGGCCCTGGAACAGTCGCTGGTGGCGGGCATGGAACTGGTCCTGCATTATCCGGGGGCGAACCGGTCCGCGCTGGACTGGGTGCTGGAAACCGGCGCGACGTATGTGATGGGCGTCCCCACTCATGCGATGGACATGCTGGCCGCGCTGCGCGAGCGGGGACTCAGCCGCCTGGGGAATGTGAATGTTTTCTACATGGCCGGGTCGCCCATTCCGCGTGAAGTCGCCCAGCGATTTCTGGACCTGGGCGTCAAGCCTCAAAATGTGTACGGCATGACCGAAAACGGCTCGCACCAATACACCTTGCCGAGCGACCATAGCAATACCATCGTGTCGACCTGCGGCCGGGCATGCAAAGGCTACGAGATCAGAATCTTCAATCAGGAAAATTCCGATATCGAAGCAGGCCCCGGCGACACCGGAGAGATCGGTGGCAAGGGAGGCGTATTGATGCTTGGCTACTATGACAATCAGGACGCGACAGAACAGTCCTTCAATTCGTCGGGGTGGTTCCTGAGCGGAGACCTGGGCAGGCTGGATGAAAACGGCTGCCTGCATGTCATGGGGCGGAAAAAGGATCTCATCATTCGGGGCGGCCACAATATTTATCCGTCCCGGATCGAAGACCTGGCCCATCGCCACCCGTCCATCGTCAAGTCGGCGGCGTTCCCGGTCCCCGACGCCCGGCTCGGCGAGAAGGTGTGCCTGGCCGTGATCTTCGCTCCGGGAACAGCGCTCGATACCGGGCAGGTATTGAAGCACCTGCACGATGCGGGCCTGTCGAAATATGACATGCCCGAGTACTTTATTGCAATGGATGCCTTTCCCCTCACGCCCAGCGGGAAGATCCTCAAGCGCGACCTGGTCGCATGGCTGAAAGACGGGAAGATCGCGCCCGAGCCCGTGCGCTGGAAAGCGGAACAGAAACCCGACAATGAAGGGGTATCGGCATGA
- a CDS encoding CaiB/BaiF CoA transferase family protein — protein MQKETGDPPFAELPKIEEKKGHLLLEGMCVVDLSTSIAGPYGTQLLADLGATVIKIEKPGMGDDARNWGPPFINGESPWFLSVNRNKHSLMLDLARQAGLEVLEKLLAQADALVVNMNDQVQKKLGIDYERLAPKFPRLIHASLTGFGLRGQRCHLPCYDLIAEGYSGVMDLTGEAQNDPQKVGTPAADLLAGQDVAMAVLAAYVARQRTGRGAQIDVSMQASMTRFMTPRLTSYLSSGELPRRSGGKDSVIAIYQVFDTADRQIALGLGNDAIWRRFWVAVGTPEVGENPRYASNADRRAHRDEIVEKIAGILCSRPRDEWLELLGENRIPAGPINRLDEVARDEDLLDQRFLYQAQAAGGLIPQVGLGIAIDGQTAVHRKPPPVLGEDTDMILSGMLNLSPDDINKLKDAGAV, from the coding sequence ATGCAGAAAGAGACAGGCGACCCGCCGTTCGCCGAGTTACCGAAGATAGAAGAAAAGAAGGGACACCTCCTGCTGGAGGGGATGTGTGTCGTGGATCTGAGCACGTCGATCGCGGGCCCGTATGGCACCCAGTTGCTTGCCGACCTGGGAGCGACGGTGATCAAGATCGAGAAGCCGGGAATGGGAGACGATGCCCGGAATTGGGGGCCTCCTTTCATCAATGGCGAATCCCCGTGGTTTCTCAGCGTCAACCGGAACAAGCACAGCCTGATGCTCGACCTTGCCCGGCAGGCGGGCCTGGAAGTGCTGGAGAAGCTGCTGGCGCAGGCCGACGCGCTGGTCGTCAACATGAACGATCAGGTGCAGAAAAAACTGGGTATCGACTATGAACGGCTGGCGCCGAAATTTCCCCGCCTGATTCATGCCTCGCTGACCGGTTTCGGACTGCGGGGACAGCGTTGCCACTTGCCATGCTATGACCTGATTGCCGAAGGTTATTCGGGCGTCATGGATTTGACGGGAGAAGCGCAGAACGATCCTCAGAAGGTCGGAACGCCGGCCGCCGACCTGCTGGCGGGCCAGGACGTTGCCATGGCCGTATTGGCGGCGTACGTCGCCCGCCAGCGGACCGGACGCGGGGCGCAGATCGACGTATCCATGCAGGCCAGCATGACGCGCTTCATGACCCCGCGCCTGACGTCATACCTGAGTTCGGGCGAATTGCCCCGGCGTTCCGGAGGCAAGGACTCCGTCATTGCCATCTACCAGGTATTCGATACGGCCGATCGGCAGATCGCGCTCGGCCTGGGCAACGATGCGATCTGGCGCCGCTTCTGGGTGGCTGTCGGGACGCCGGAAGTCGGAGAAAATCCGCGCTACGCATCCAACGCCGATCGTCGTGCGCACCGGGACGAAATCGTGGAAAAGATCGCCGGAATATTGTGTTCCAGGCCCAGGGACGAATGGCTCGAGCTGCTGGGTGAAAACAGGATACCGGCCGGCCCTATCAACCGGCTCGACGAAGTGGCCAGGGATGAGGACTTGCTGGATCAACGCTTTCTGTATCAGGCGCAGGCGGCGGGCGGCCTGATCCCGCAGGTCGGCCTGGGCATTGCCATCGATGGCCAGACTGCTGTACACCGGAAGCCGCCGCCGGTATTGGGGGAAGACACTGACATGATTTTGAGCGGGATGCTGAATCTGTCTCCCGACGACATCAATAAATTAAAGGACGCGGGGGCGGTGTGA
- a CDS encoding acyl-CoA dehydrogenase family protein, which produces MNILERLDAGLSLADEERMLLDSVRDLAVAELAPRAAAYDRDSLFPWENIKAINALGLNAMFIPQAYGGMPLSYRCYLACVREVSKACASTGIIWATNFHAIKPVIQYGSEDLKSRILPRIAEGGIASLVITEPSAGSDATGMKTQFREDGDEIVVDGQKIFISNGDVADVYVVFGKWAGVDDAKASIGAVVIEKGAPGLAVTGTEHKMGTRASGTASLSFEQCRIPRGNVLAGPGDGLSVLLASLNKSRPSVAAHALGIARAAFEDAVAYINDRRQSGRRILEFQGVQFMVADLAAELAVCENWLWHVADLVDQGVDDMGVEASILKLKATDLAMRVTTDAVQLHGGYGYCQDFRAERLMRDAKITQIWEGTNQIHRQLIGRSFLNKEKK; this is translated from the coding sequence GTGAACATACTGGAACGCCTGGATGCCGGGCTGTCCCTTGCCGACGAGGAGCGCATGCTCCTGGACTCCGTACGGGATCTGGCCGTGGCCGAGCTGGCGCCCAGGGCCGCCGCTTATGATCGGGATAGTCTTTTTCCCTGGGAAAACATCAAGGCGATCAATGCGCTTGGATTGAACGCGATGTTCATTCCGCAAGCCTACGGCGGCATGCCCTTGTCTTATCGCTGCTATCTGGCCTGCGTGCGCGAGGTATCGAAAGCCTGCGCATCCACAGGCATTATCTGGGCCACGAATTTTCACGCGATCAAGCCGGTCATACAGTATGGCTCGGAAGACCTCAAATCGCGTATCCTGCCGCGCATCGCGGAAGGCGGCATCGCATCCCTGGTCATCACCGAACCCTCCGCGGGATCGGACGCCACGGGCATGAAGACGCAGTTTCGCGAGGACGGCGACGAGATCGTCGTGGATGGCCAGAAGATATTCATCAGCAACGGCGATGTCGCGGATGTCTATGTGGTGTTCGGTAAATGGGCGGGCGTGGACGACGCCAAGGCGTCCATAGGCGCGGTCGTCATCGAAAAGGGAGCGCCGGGCCTGGCCGTGACGGGAACGGAGCACAAGATGGGAACCCGCGCGTCAGGCACGGCCTCTCTGTCCTTCGAGCAATGCCGTATTCCGCGCGGAAATGTGCTGGCCGGTCCGGGAGACGGGCTGTCCGTGCTGCTTGCGTCACTGAACAAGTCCCGTCCCAGCGTGGCGGCCCATGCGCTGGGCATCGCCCGCGCGGCTTTCGAGGATGCCGTTGCCTATATCAATGATCGGCGCCAGTCCGGCCGCCGCATTCTGGAATTCCAGGGCGTGCAATTCATGGTGGCGGATCTGGCGGCCGAGCTGGCCGTCTGCGAGAACTGGCTTTGGCATGTGGCGGACCTTGTCGATCAGGGCGTGGATGACATGGGCGTGGAAGCTTCCATATTGAAGCTGAAAGCCACGGACCTGGCCATGCGCGTGACGACCGATGCGGTGCAATTGCACGGCGGCTATGGCTATTGCCAGGATTTCCGGGCGGAACGGCTCATGCGCGACGCGAAGATCACCCAGATCTGGGAAGGAACGAACCAGATACATCGGCAGCTCATCGGGCGCAGCTTTCTGAACAAGGAGAAAAAATGA
- a CDS encoding sigma-54 interaction domain-containing protein, producing MAGDHADTLGLLIVDRRGVAILATGCAESPAICDALLRDLDEKRAQGGGVIALEAGMDAIAVYRAFGDILAFFVQPTRKSSTLFNLVATVDFADAILDYFLESPYFSMVVVDDEARVKFIPPVHEKFFGIEKGGAIGKHVTEVIENTELHEIVRSGKAEIGKLQKMGDVTRVVARIPIVKNGKIAGAIGRVMFKGPETLQSLSQEVTSLRSELAFYRREYSGAHPYPNELQQIVGDSDAIRQLKSDIVKVAPLNVPVLIIGESGTGKELAARAIHELSPRSKKRMVFVNAAALPTSLVESELFGYEGGAFTGAGKAGRKGKFEMADSGSLFFDEIGDMPIEIQVKLLRILQDGVYERLGGNQVGHSDFRLICASNRNFQSMIRDGQFRLDLYYRISGVTIRMPSLRERLDDIPVLVQSILVSFADRHRASVKLVSPRVYDFLREQPWPGNVRQLLHEVEKAAIFCDGPEISIENFRLTTKIPAPGTAEIRPWEEQQTIPAAIESLERNMVKEALLRHRGNKKKAAEELGISRAYLYKKLATGSDLE from the coding sequence ATGGCTGGTGACCACGCGGATACCCTTGGTCTGCTGATTGTGGACAGAAGAGGGGTGGCAATACTCGCAACCGGCTGCGCAGAAAGTCCGGCGATCTGCGATGCGTTGTTGCGCGACCTGGACGAAAAGCGGGCTCAAGGAGGAGGAGTCATCGCACTCGAGGCCGGGATGGACGCCATTGCCGTTTATCGCGCCTTCGGCGACATTCTCGCTTTCTTTGTGCAGCCCACGCGCAAGTCGTCGACGCTCTTCAATTTGGTGGCGACGGTGGATTTCGCCGACGCGATTCTGGACTATTTTCTGGAGAGCCCTTATTTCTCCATGGTGGTCGTGGACGATGAGGCGCGGGTGAAATTCATTCCGCCGGTCCATGAGAAATTTTTCGGAATAGAGAAGGGCGGCGCGATCGGCAAGCATGTCACGGAGGTCATCGAAAATACAGAACTGCATGAGATAGTCCGCTCGGGAAAAGCCGAGATCGGCAAGCTGCAGAAAATGGGCGATGTGACGAGAGTGGTCGCCCGCATACCGATCGTAAAAAACGGAAAGATCGCGGGCGCCATCGGGCGGGTGATGTTCAAGGGGCCGGAAACGCTGCAAAGCCTTTCGCAGGAGGTGACAAGCCTTCGCTCCGAACTCGCTTTCTATCGCCGAGAATACTCGGGAGCGCATCCCTATCCGAACGAGCTGCAGCAAATCGTCGGCGATAGCGATGCGATACGGCAGTTGAAGTCGGACATCGTCAAGGTCGCGCCGTTGAACGTGCCCGTGTTGATCATCGGCGAAAGCGGAACCGGCAAGGAATTGGCGGCGCGTGCGATCCACGAGCTCAGCCCGCGCAGCAAGAAACGCATGGTCTTCGTCAATGCGGCCGCATTGCCGACCAGCCTGGTGGAAAGCGAGCTGTTCGGCTACGAAGGAGGCGCCTTCACCGGGGCGGGGAAAGCCGGGCGCAAGGGTAAATTCGAAATGGCGGATAGCGGTTCATTGTTCTTTGACGAGATCGGCGACATGCCGATCGAAATCCAGGTCAAGCTGCTTCGTATTTTGCAAGATGGCGTGTATGAGCGGCTTGGCGGCAATCAGGTGGGCCATTCCGATTTCCGCCTCATCTGCGCCAGCAACAGGAACTTCCAATCGATGATCAGAGACGGGCAGTTCCGGCTGGATCTGTACTATCGGATCAGCGGCGTCACGATACGCATGCCGAGCCTGCGCGAGAGGCTGGATGATATTCCCGTCCTGGTGCAAAGCATTCTGGTTTCGTTCGCCGACAGGCATCGGGCATCGGTCAAGCTCGTGTCGCCTCGCGTCTATGATTTTCTGCGCGAACAACCCTGGCCGGGAAATGTCAGGCAGCTGCTGCACGAAGTCGAAAAGGCCGCGATATTCTGCGATGGCCCGGAAATATCCATTGAGAACTTCAGGTTGACTACCAAGATTCCCGCCCCCGGTACGGCGGAAATCCGTCCATGGGAAGAACAGCAGACCATCCCGGCTGCCATCGAGTCGCTCGAAAGAAACATGGTCAAGGAAGCCTTGCTGCGTCACCGGGGCAACAAAAAGAAGGCGGCCGAAGAGTTGGGCATATCGCGGGCCTATCTGTATAAAAAACTGGCCACGGGATCCGACCTGGAATAG
- a CDS encoding SDR family NAD(P)-dependent oxidoreductase, whose translation MIACQLARRGFEVGCLSRSGHRPQVENVPGEIAARWHTVACDVTDGEALKDAMSKLRDDLGISVRGLVNNAGLHTEAPSVDLPMDEFRRLMDINAVSLLRACQIAYPMLKESGGGLIVNIGSFYDKLGVKRNIAYCASKAAVGAITRCLAVEWARDGIQVIDVAPGYIETDLNREAMQAGPLREYLEKRIPRKKPGEAGDVAVLVSSLFQPGMEFLTGETIYIDGAQSVSV comes from the coding sequence ATGATCGCCTGCCAGCTTGCCCGGCGCGGTTTCGAAGTGGGCTGCCTTTCACGTTCGGGCCACCGGCCCCAGGTCGAGAATGTTCCCGGCGAGATCGCCGCGCGCTGGCATACCGTGGCCTGCGATGTCACGGACGGCGAAGCGCTGAAGGACGCCATGTCGAAGCTGCGGGACGATCTGGGAATTTCCGTCAGGGGCCTGGTCAACAATGCCGGCCTGCATACCGAGGCGCCCAGCGTCGACTTGCCCATGGACGAATTCCGCCGGTTGATGGACATCAATGCCGTTTCGCTGTTGCGCGCCTGCCAGATCGCGTATCCGATGCTCAAGGAAAGCGGCGGGGGCCTGATTGTCAATATCGGTTCGTTCTACGACAAACTGGGCGTCAAGCGCAATATCGCCTACTGCGCATCGAAAGCGGCGGTCGGCGCCATCACGCGCTGTCTTGCGGTGGAATGGGCCAGGGATGGCATCCAGGTGATAGACGTTGCGCCCGGATACATCGAAACGGACTTGAACCGGGAAGCGATGCAAGCCGGTCCGTTGCGGGAATATCTGGAAAAGCGGATCCCGCGTAAGAAACCGGGCGAGGCCGGCGACGTGGCGGTGCTGGTCTCCAGCCTGTTTCAGCCCGGCATGGAATTTCTGACCGGGGAAACCATTTACATCGACGGCGCGCAGAGTGTGTCGGTATGA
- a CDS encoding sigma-54 interaction domain-containing protein, translating to MTKGRQAQDTRSGVLVIDSEGTIVFASGTGLDTHIQGKLRALWEKRATRPLSAMFTLEDTSEPMTVVSFASAGTACFVLHRHDSGDPLYEFVSSVDFSADILRHFVTNPYEAITVVDDQARIRYMSPIHEKFFGVERGQATGAEVTTVIENSRLAAVLRTGKTEIGQIQKMRGTSRVVSRTPIVNPEGRIVGAIGQVMFKSPAAVQAMGDEIKRLQQEISFYQRSLPRLSGNMQGMEFIVGESDAIRKLKERIKKIARLDVSVLLVGESGVGKDLVAHAIHQLSPRAARDMVLVNAAAIPGNLVEAELFGYEGGAFTGAEKRGRTGKFEQADQTTLFLDEIGDMPLDIQVKVLRTLQDGTFQRVGSAAQRHSDFRLISATNRDFQRMLATGDFRLDLFYRISAVTIRVPPLRERLEDVPLLAHTFLERFMQRHNVQGKHFGPGVMAYLQSLPWPGNVRQLQHTVERAAIFSEQDEISCEDCEVPLEVDSGPGIQGITGTLREMNMPDDSLSPGKLPSVHQAKSRIELGMIREALQRFEGNKKKAAEYLGISRSHLYKILSETDSSTL from the coding sequence ATGACAAAAGGCAGACAAGCCCAGGACACCCGCAGCGGTGTGCTGGTGATCGACTCCGAAGGAACCATCGTCTTTGCCTCGGGAACAGGCCTGGACACCCACATACAGGGAAAGCTTCGCGCCTTGTGGGAAAAACGCGCCACACGGCCGCTGTCCGCCATGTTCACCCTCGAGGACACGAGCGAACCCATGACGGTGGTTTCCTTCGCCTCGGCGGGCACGGCCTGCTTTGTCCTGCACCGCCACGACAGCGGGGATCCGCTGTACGAATTCGTCAGCAGCGTGGATTTCTCGGCGGACATCCTGCGCCACTTCGTGACCAACCCATACGAGGCCATTACGGTGGTCGACGACCAGGCGCGTATCCGCTACATGAGCCCGATCCACGAAAAATTCTTCGGCGTCGAGCGCGGACAGGCCACGGGAGCCGAAGTCACCACCGTCATCGAAAACAGCCGGCTCGCCGCGGTGCTGCGCACCGGCAAGACAGAAATCGGACAGATCCAGAAAATGCGCGGCACCAGCCGGGTGGTCAGCCGCACCCCCATCGTCAATCCCGAAGGCCGCATTGTCGGGGCCATCGGCCAGGTCATGTTCAAGAGCCCCGCCGCAGTGCAAGCCATGGGGGACGAAATCAAGCGGCTGCAGCAAGAGATCAGTTTCTATCAACGCTCCTTGCCGCGCCTGTCCGGCAACATGCAGGGAATGGAATTCATTGTCGGTGAAAGCGACGCCATCCGTAAATTGAAAGAGCGCATCAAGAAAATTGCGCGGCTCGACGTTTCCGTCTTGCTGGTCGGCGAAAGCGGCGTGGGCAAGGATCTGGTTGCGCATGCGATCCACCAACTCAGCCCCCGTGCGGCCAGGGACATGGTCCTGGTCAATGCGGCCGCCATCCCGGGCAATCTGGTGGAAGCCGAGTTGTTCGGCTATGAAGGCGGCGCCTTCACCGGCGCGGAAAAGCGCGGCCGGACAGGAAAATTCGAACAGGCGGACCAGACCACCCTGTTTCTGGACGAAATCGGCGACATGCCGCTCGATATACAGGTCAAGGTTCTGCGCACGCTTCAGGACGGCACTTTTCAGCGCGTCGGCAGCGCCGCGCAACGCCACTCCGATTTCCGCCTGATATCCGCCACCAATCGCGATTTCCAGCGCATGCTGGCCACCGGCGACTTCCGGCTGGATCTTTTCTATCGCATCAGTGCCGTCACGATCCGGGTTCCGCCCTTGCGGGAACGGCTGGAAGACGTGCCCTTGCTGGCCCATACGTTTCTGGAACGATTCATGCAGCGCCACAACGTGCAGGGCAAGCATTTCGGACCGGGCGTCATGGCCTATCTGCAATCGCTGCCATGGCCCGGCAATGTGCGCCAACTGCAACACACAGTCGAGCGCGCCGCGATCTTTTCGGAACAGGACGAAATTTCCTGCGAAGACTGCGAAGTCCCCCTGGAAGTCGATTCGGGACCGGGCATCCAAGGCATCACCGGCACATTGCGAGAAATGAACATGCCGGACGACAGCTTGTCGCCAGGCAAGCTGCCCAGCGTACACCAGGCGAAGTCCCGCATCGAACTGGGCATGATCCGCGAAGCGCTGCAGCGGTTCGAGGGCAACAAGAAAAAAGCCGCGGAATATCTCGGCATCTCTCGCTCCCACCTGTACAAGATACTGTCCGAAACAGACTCTTCCACGTTGTAG
- a CDS encoding PaaI family thioesterase: protein MTQEHRGIEGIENEANEDRPHFGAILGFVHEQAPEGQAVIELVVRPEHCNRRGVIHGGVLMSLIDAAGLWAGVEKNEGLPSAATVGLNCSFLRGAKLGATTSLRAEAAVTRRGRSIHFASVSVYSLPENNLVATGQGIYSWSASPKPDTSATTQ, encoded by the coding sequence ATGACGCAGGAGCATCGAGGGATCGAGGGTATTGAGAACGAGGCGAACGAAGACAGGCCTCATTTCGGCGCCATCCTGGGGTTTGTCCACGAACAGGCGCCGGAAGGCCAGGCGGTGATCGAACTTGTCGTGCGGCCCGAGCACTGCAACCGGCGAGGCGTGATTCATGGCGGCGTGCTGATGTCTTTGATCGATGCCGCCGGACTGTGGGCGGGCGTGGAAAAAAACGAGGGATTGCCGAGCGCGGCAACGGTGGGCTTGAATTGCAGCTTTTTGCGGGGAGCGAAACTGGGCGCTACCACGTCGTTGCGCGCGGAGGCGGCCGTGACCAGGCGAGGGCGATCCATTCACTTCGCGTCGGTTTCGGTCTATAGCCTGCCGGAGAATAACCTGGTCGCGACCGGGCAGGGTATTTATAGCTGGAGTGCTTCCCCCAAACCCGACACCAGCGCGACCACGCAGTGA